A single genomic interval of Agromyces cerinus harbors:
- the cysD gene encoding sulfate adenylyltransferase subunit CysD: protein MSAIDTIPVETGIDALDALESESIHIIREVVAEFERPVLLFSGGKDSVLVLHLAAKAFWPGKVPFPVLHVDTGHNFPEVIDFRDRTVERLGLRLEVASVQDYLDDGRLQERADGTRNPLQTQPLLDAIAAGRHDAVFGGARRDEDKARAKERILSLRDEFGQWDPRNQRPELWDLYNGRHTVGQHVRAFPISNWTELDVWRYIEREQIELPPLYYAHEREVYRRDGMWRAISDVSPAQAGETIEVRTVRYRTVGDMSCTGAVESDAASVADVVREVATSTLTERGATRADDRISEAAMEDRKKDGYF from the coding sequence ATGAGCGCCATCGACACGATCCCCGTCGAGACCGGCATCGACGCGCTCGACGCGCTCGAGTCCGAATCGATCCACATCATCCGCGAGGTCGTCGCCGAGTTCGAGCGGCCCGTGCTGCTCTTCTCGGGCGGCAAGGACTCCGTGCTCGTGCTGCACCTCGCGGCGAAGGCCTTCTGGCCGGGCAAGGTGCCGTTCCCGGTGCTGCACGTCGACACGGGCCACAACTTCCCCGAGGTCATCGACTTCCGCGACCGCACGGTCGAGCGCCTCGGTCTCCGCCTCGAGGTGGCCTCCGTGCAGGACTACCTCGACGACGGCAGGCTGCAGGAGCGGGCCGACGGCACGCGCAACCCGCTGCAGACGCAGCCGCTGCTCGATGCGATCGCAGCGGGCCGCCACGATGCCGTCTTCGGCGGGGCCCGTCGCGATGAGGACAAGGCGCGCGCCAAGGAGCGCATCCTGAGCCTCCGCGACGAGTTCGGGCAGTGGGACCCGCGCAACCAGCGCCCCGAGCTCTGGGACCTCTACAACGGCCGCCACACGGTCGGCCAGCACGTGCGGGCGTTCCCGATCTCGAACTGGACCGAGCTCGACGTGTGGCGCTACATCGAGCGCGAGCAGATCGAGCTGCCGCCGCTCTACTACGCGCACGAGCGCGAGGTCTACCGCCGCGACGGCATGTGGCGTGCGATCTCCGACGTGTCCCCGGCGCAGGCCGGCGAGACGATCGAGGTGCGCACCGTGCGCTACCGCACGGTCGGCGACATGAGCTGCACGGGCGCGGTCGAGTCCGACGCGGCATCCGTCGCCGACGTGGTGCGCGAGGTCGCGACGTCGACGCTCACCGAGCGGGGCGCGACCCGGGCCGACGACCGCATCTCGGAGGCCGCCATGGAGGATCGCAAGAAGGACGGGTACTTCTGA